The following are encoded together in the Clostridiales bacterium genome:
- a CDS encoding Ppx/GppA phosphatase family protein, translating to MIKAAIDIGTNSTRLYIGKVGKTIERIEKRTTITRLGKDVDSERKLSLQAIEKTVCVLMDYKRKAQSYGASEIIAIATSAVRDAENRDEFIGMIKDKTGIDVKVISGDEEARLDFAGASQIIGGTGIVIDIGGGSTEIILGDKGKIQFADSIDIGSVRITEKFMNTDNITDDQICLAAQYIKNAIAGAVEKIKGSGYAHSADCRNVGGSCGGSFEIAGIGGTITSLAAVNQGLKVYDIDKVHGYKIYRDNVCSMFDMFARCGIDERKKIRGLQMQRADIIPAGTLILRTIMEELDSEYITVSECDNLDGMIKCY from the coding sequence ATGATAAAAGCTGCTATAGATATAGGTACCAACTCGACGAGGCTTTATATTGGGAAAGTTGGCAAAACAATTGAAAGGATCGAAAAACGGACAACAATAACGAGGCTTGGTAAAGATGTGGATAGTGAAAGAAAGCTTTCACTACAGGCGATAGAAAAAACAGTATGTGTTCTTATGGATTATAAAAGAAAAGCGCAGAGCTATGGGGCATCCGAGATTATAGCCATCGCAACGAGTGCTGTAAGGGATGCCGAAAACAGGGACGAGTTTATTGGAATGATAAAGGACAAAACAGGGATCGATGTAAAAGTAATATCAGGCGATGAAGAGGCAAGGCTGGACTTTGCAGGAGCATCGCAGATAATTGGCGGAACGGGAATTGTGATAGACATAGGGGGAGGGAGCACTGAGATCATTCTGGGCGATAAAGGCAAAATACAGTTTGCCGACAGCATAGACATCGGCTCTGTAAGAATAACCGAAAAATTTATGAATACGGATAATATAACAGATGACCAAATATGTTTGGCTGCCCAGTATATAAAAAATGCCATTGCCGGTGCGGTGGAGAAAATAAAGGGAAGCGGATATGCGCATTCAGCGGATTGCAGAAATGTCGGAGGATCATGTGGCGGCAGTTTTGAAATTGCAGGCATAGGAGGCACGATTACATCTCTGGCGGCTGTCAATCAGGGGCTTAAGGTTTATGACATCGACAAGGTTCATGGATATAAGATCTACAGGGATAACGTGTGCTCCATGTTCGACATGTTTGCACGCTGCGGCATCGATGAAAGAAAGAAAATAAGGGGGCTCCAGATGCAGAGAGCCGACATAATACCTGCCGGAACGCTCATATTGAGGACAATAATGGAAGAGCTTGATTCTGAATATATAACTGTGAGCGAATGCGATAACCTTGACGGCATGATAAAATGTTATTAG
- a CDS encoding S1 domain-containing RNA-binding protein, with translation MSLKVGSIVDGTVVNITNFGAFVELAGGKTGLVHISEVSDTFVKDIRDFLKERERVKVKIISIEDNGKVSLSIKQARDELHKKSARPVDIDWSQDKGRTASMSFEERLSKFLKDSEEKYQDLKKNQEGKRGGGYTRRGSAF, from the coding sequence ATGTCCCTAAAGGTAGGTAGCATTGTAGATGGAACTGTAGTAAATATTACAAATTTTGGAGCGTTTGTTGAACTTGCAGGTGGCAAAACAGGGTTGGTTCATATTTCTGAGGTGTCTGATACATTTGTAAAAGATATAAGAGATTTCTTGAAAGAAAGAGAGAGAGTTAAGGTAAAGATCATATCGATTGAGGATAATGGCAAGGTGAGCCTTTCAATTAAACAAGCCCGGGATGAATTGCATAAAAAATCCGCACGACCTGTGGATATTGATTGGTCGCAGGATAAGGGCAGAACAGCATCTATGTCCTTCGAGGAGCGGCTGTCCAAGTTTTTGAAAGACAGCGAGGAAAAGTATCAGGATTTAAAAAAGAACCAAGAGGGAAAGAGGGGCGGAGGTTATACAAGGAGAGGCTCGGCTTTTTAG
- a CDS encoding septum formation initiator family protein, which translates to MKKRKFRIRYIIAAALIFYVGYTVIGQQIMIGRIKNQINVYKQANAKIENQNSYLRDKIEFAKTNEYKEKVARQKLGLIKPGEIVFAIDDKK; encoded by the coding sequence ATGAAAAAACGGAAATTCAGAATCAGGTATATCATTGCTGCTGCGTTAATCTTTTATGTGGGATATACTGTAATCGGACAGCAGATAATGATAGGCAGGATAAAAAATCAGATTAATGTATACAAGCAGGCTAACGCAAAGATTGAGAATCAGAACTCTTATTTGAGAGATAAAATTGAGTTCGCAAAAACAAATGAATATAAAGAAAAAGTCGCAAGGCAGAAGTTAGGGCTGATTAAGCCCGGTGAGATAGTGTTTGCAATAGATGATAAAAAGTGA
- the yabQ gene encoding spore cortex biosynthesis protein YabQ has product MLSTLQVQFMSLLLSIFAGIAIGLLFDMYRTINYYTKPSRVFLSFMDLLFWLITGCMVFSILLRADFAALRFYTFAGMCFGVFIYLKLFSEYILKLYRGIIYIIIRIVHIFYIFALIPFKLLYNLFWGPANGTKKFFKKSFSNIVRKRFGKNKEGGRP; this is encoded by the coding sequence ATGCTTTCGACATTACAGGTCCAGTTTATGTCTCTTTTATTATCCATTTTTGCAGGTATCGCAATAGGTCTGCTTTTTGACATGTATAGAACCATTAACTATTATACAAAGCCTTCCAGGGTTTTTCTTTCTTTTATGGACTTGCTATTTTGGCTTATTACCGGGTGTATGGTGTTTTCGATATTGCTGAGGGCAGATTTTGCGGCATTGCGGTTTTATACATTTGCAGGGATGTGTTTCGGAGTATTTATATATCTCAAACTGTTTTCAGAATATATACTCAAATTATATCGGGGTATCATATATATAATAATCAGGATTGTACATATTTTTTATATATTTGCACTGATACCATTTAAACTTTTATATAATTTATTCTGGGGACCTGCCAACGGCACAAAGAAGTTTTTCAAGAAATCTTTTAGCAATATTGTAAGGAAACGATTTGGCAAGAATAAAGAAGGCGGCAGGCCTTAG
- the yabP gene encoding sporulation protein YabP: MDDKKNLNSAKIQMQKRIVSEKRQNISLENRERVILSGILNVESFNESQIVLDTTLGTLTIKGSGMHMSRLNVETGDLAINGRIDMCAYSEKQDIKHAGESFLSKLFK; this comes from the coding sequence TTGGATGACAAGAAAAATCTAAATTCTGCAAAGATACAAATGCAAAAAAGGATTGTCTCTGAAAAGAGACAGAACATCTCTCTTGAAAACAGGGAAAGGGTTATTTTAAGCGGGATCCTGAATGTTGAAAGCTTCAATGAAAGCCAGATAGTACTGGATACAACGCTGGGGACCCTTACTATAAAGGGCTCGGGCATGCATATGAGCAGATTAAATGTTGAAACAGGGGATCTGGCTATAAACGGTAGAATAGATATGTGTGCATATTCTGAGAAGCAGGATATCAAACATGCAGGTGAAAGTTTTTTAAGCAAACTCTTCAAATAG
- a CDS encoding penicillin-binding transpeptidase domain-containing protein has product MFKKKIIAVLVLAVFSALYAGCSRQPKFEDAFKTYASNWSKENFKAMYAQLSADTKKNISEDNFVQRYTNIYDGIGASKITITPKITEKMKPDKNNKISVPFDMSMETAAGTVKFSHNAGMVLEKQNNKSEWHIVWNEQMIFPQMGPGDKVRFNLSEAQRGELLDRNGKELAANGTVQSVGVVPGKLGNDKETSKSKIASILGIAVDQIDSLLNQKWVKDDLFVPIAKIPENDGRTDDLLKIPGVKITNVKARVYPYKEAMAQLIGWVGNISGDELKKLNSEGYTDSDIIGKAGLEQIFEKRLRGKNGGEIWIEGSDNSRKQTIIKTEPQNGEDIKLTIDANMQDALYKQLSPDAGDAAAINPKTCEVLALVSSPSYDPNQLVLGISQSRWKALNDDPKKPLMNRFAQVYAPGSTFKAITAGIGLKTGKINPDEKINIQGLTWQKDKSWGDYYVKRVSDPKRPVNLKDALVYSDNIYFAMSALKIGGKPMIDGAASFGIGEDIPFEYPIKKSMITEGDFQNDIQLADTGYGQGKVETSTLHLALIYSSLVNNGNILKPALELKEGGTPQVWHEGAIPKDKAEIILNDLIQVVEDSKGTARECRIPNVSIAAKTGTAELKADKNDKEAKENGWFVALNTDNPRLAVSMMIEDVKARGGSHYVVPKVKNVLTGFLK; this is encoded by the coding sequence GTGTTTAAAAAAAAGATAATAGCTGTTTTGGTACTGGCTGTTTTTTCTGCTTTGTATGCGGGATGTTCGCGGCAGCCGAAGTTTGAAGATGCATTTAAAACATATGCTTCAAACTGGAGCAAGGAAAATTTTAAAGCGATGTATGCCCAGCTTTCCGCGGATACCAAGAAAAATATATCTGAAGATAATTTTGTTCAAAGATATACAAACATTTATGATGGTATAGGTGCAAGCAAAATCACTATTACACCGAAGATAACGGAAAAAATGAAGCCTGACAAAAATAATAAAATATCCGTACCATTTGATATGAGCATGGAAACTGCTGCAGGAACAGTCAAGTTTTCACACAATGCCGGGATGGTTTTGGAAAAACAGAATAACAAAAGCGAGTGGCATATCGTATGGAACGAGCAGATGATTTTTCCCCAAATGGGTCCGGGGGATAAAGTGAGGTTTAATCTGTCTGAAGCCCAAAGAGGGGAGTTGCTCGACAGAAACGGAAAAGAGCTTGCAGCCAACGGCACAGTTCAATCGGTGGGTGTCGTGCCCGGGAAATTGGGAAACGATAAAGAAACATCAAAGTCTAAGATAGCGAGCATTTTAGGTATTGCCGTCGATCAAATCGATAGCCTTTTAAACCAGAAGTGGGTAAAGGACGATTTATTTGTGCCGATAGCAAAAATACCGGAAAATGATGGCAGGACTGATGATCTTCTTAAAATACCGGGAGTCAAAATTACCAATGTCAAGGCGCGGGTCTATCCATATAAAGAAGCTATGGCCCAGCTTATAGGATGGGTTGGCAATATTTCAGGCGATGAATTGAAAAAATTGAATTCTGAAGGATATACCGACTCGGATATAATAGGCAAGGCGGGTCTGGAGCAGATATTTGAGAAAAGGCTCAGGGGCAAAAACGGCGGCGAAATATGGATAGAAGGTTCCGATAATAGCAGGAAACAGACTATAATAAAAACAGAGCCTCAAAATGGGGAGGATATAAAGCTTACCATAGATGCCAATATGCAGGATGCCCTATACAAACAGCTATCACCCGATGCCGGGGACGCTGCGGCAATAAACCCAAAAACATGCGAAGTTCTGGCCCTTGTCAGCAGCCCTTCTTATGATCCAAATCAGTTGGTGCTCGGTATTTCACAGAGTCGGTGGAAGGCATTGAATGATGACCCTAAAAAGCCGCTTATGAACAGATTCGCCCAGGTTTATGCGCCTGGTTCCACATTTAAGGCGATTACGGCAGGGATAGGTTTGAAAACAGGCAAGATAAATCCTGATGAAAAGATAAACATACAAGGGTTAACCTGGCAGAAGGATAAATCATGGGGCGATTATTATGTAAAAAGAGTATCAGACCCCAAGAGGCCCGTGAACCTCAAAGATGCGCTTGTCTATTCTGATAATATATATTTTGCGATGTCGGCTCTTAAGATCGGAGGAAAGCCTATGATTGACGGGGCAGCATCATTTGGCATAGGCGAGGATATTCCCTTTGAGTATCCTATAAAAAAATCCATGATAACCGAGGGTGACTTTCAAAATGATATACAGCTGGCCGATACGGGATATGGCCAGGGAAAAGTTGAAACCAGCACATTGCACCTCGCATTGATTTATTCATCTTTGGTAAATAATGGCAATATTTTAAAGCCTGCCCTTGAACTCAAGGAAGGCGGTACGCCCCAGGTGTGGCATGAGGGTGCGATACCGAAAGACAAAGCTGAAATAATACTGAATGACCTTATACAGGTTGTAGAAGACAGCAAAGGTACTGCAAGGGAATGCAGGATACCAAATGTTTCAATAGCAGCAAAAACAGGGACGGCAGAATTAAAGGCTGATAAAAATGATAAGGAAGCTAAGGAAAACGGATGGTTTGTAGCCTTGAATACCGATAACCCAAGGCTTGCCGTATCGATGATGATCGAGGATGTAAAGGCAAGGGGCGGCAGCCATTATGTCGTGCCCAAGGTAAAGAATGTGCTGACCGGGTTTTTAAAATAG
- a CDS encoding RNA-binding S4 domain-containing protein — MRLDKYLKISRIIKRRTVAKEACDTGRVSINGRTAKPGSEVKAGDVIEIRFGSRFLKAQILGTPDVVRKGESSGIYKIIEGEDNF, encoded by the coding sequence ATGAGGCTTGATAAATATCTTAAAATATCCAGGATAATTAAGAGAAGGACAGTTGCAAAAGAGGCATGCGATACAGGAAGGGTATCTATAAATGGAAGGACAGCAAAACCGGGCAGCGAAGTGAAAGCGGGAGATGTAATCGAAATCCGCTTTGGCAGCAGATTTTTGAAGGCTCAGATTCTTGGTACTCCCGATGTTGTAAGAAAGGGCGAGAGCTCCGGTATATATAAAATAATCGAAGGAGAAGACAATTTTTAG
- a CDS encoding HU family DNA-binding protein has translation MNKADLITSIAEKSGLTKKDAEKALKSFIDSVEETMEKGDKVQLVGFGTFEVRARGERKGRNPRTMEEIAIPASKVPVFKAGKEFKDRVNK, from the coding sequence ATGAATAAAGCAGATTTAATTACAAGTATTGCCGAAAAAAGTGGTTTAACAAAAAAAGATGCGGAGAAAGCTCTTAAATCATTTATAGACAGCGTTGAAGAAACCATGGAAAAAGGTGATAAGGTTCAGCTTGTCGGATTTGGTACATTTGAAGTAAGGGCAAGAGGGGAAAGAAAAGGCAGAAATCCAAGGACTATGGAAGAAATAGCTATTCCAGCTTCAAAGGTTCCCGTATTTAAAGCCGGCAAAGAATTCAAAGACAGAGTCAATAAATAG
- the mazG gene encoding nucleoside triphosphate pyrophosphohydrolase, giving the protein MGKITIVGLGPGSLDDITLKALKTIENSKCLYLRTKIHPTVKYLDDMGIIYKSFDDYYDKFPAFEKVYEEISKQIIDMAREHDVTYAVPGNPLVAEDTVQMILSLAKQSNIDVDIVQSVSFIDAVIKALPIDPIDGLTVMDGLQIANIHVDTSVHNIITQVYNRKVASDVKLKLMDYYKDEQEVTMIHAAGVKDMERIEKMPLYNIDRVDWVDHLTSIYIPPAAKRRYNMEDLTEIMGRLRGNGGCPWDRKQTHESLKRYLIEESYEVLEAIDQKDEEKLCEELGDVLLQVVFHAQIAKEEGKFDLYDVTDKITDKMIKRHAHIFGNDVCLTAEDVIENWDKIKRKEQNHKTVTDVLKHVPKILPALMRSYKVQEKAAGVGFDFNNMEDAIKKINEELNELIEVYKSEEYGKIIEELGDLLFAVVNVCRFLNVMPEFALNSTTEKFIRRFEYIEKSAGQLNKKLEDMTLPEMDKLWNEAKMNNI; this is encoded by the coding sequence ATGGGGAAGATAACTATAGTAGGGCTCGGACCGGGCTCCTTAGACGACATTACACTGAAGGCTTTAAAGACGATAGAAAATTCAAAATGCCTATACTTGAGGACAAAAATACATCCAACTGTAAAATATCTTGACGATATGGGAATAATATATAAAAGCTTTGATGATTACTATGACAAATTTCCGGCCTTTGAGAAGGTATATGAGGAAATATCAAAGCAAATAATCGATATGGCGAGGGAACATGATGTTACATATGCAGTTCCGGGGAATCCTCTTGTAGCGGAGGATACCGTACAGATGATTTTATCTTTGGCAAAACAAAGCAATATAGATGTGGATATAGTTCAGTCGGTAAGTTTTATAGATGCGGTGATAAAAGCTCTGCCTATAGACCCCATCGACGGGCTTACGGTCATGGATGGCCTGCAGATAGCAAACATTCATGTAGACACATCTGTCCATAATATAATAACTCAGGTATATAATAGAAAAGTTGCATCTGACGTAAAGCTTAAGCTCATGGATTATTATAAAGATGAGCAGGAGGTAACAATGATACATGCGGCAGGGGTAAAGGATATGGAAAGAATTGAGAAAATGCCCCTTTACAATATAGACAGGGTTGATTGGGTGGACCACCTGACGAGTATTTATATACCTCCTGCGGCAAAGAGAAGATACAATATGGAAGACCTTACTGAAATTATGGGAAGGTTGAGGGGAAACGGCGGATGCCCATGGGACAGGAAACAGACTCATGAGTCTTTAAAGCGGTATCTGATTGAAGAAAGCTATGAAGTCCTGGAAGCCATAGATCAAAAGGATGAAGAGAAACTCTGTGAGGAACTTGGAGATGTTCTTTTACAGGTGGTATTCCATGCGCAGATCGCAAAAGAAGAGGGCAAATTTGATCTGTACGATGTAACGGATAAGATAACGGACAAAATGATAAAAAGACATGCCCATATATTCGGAAATGATGTATGCCTGACAGCAGAAGATGTTATTGAAAATTGGGATAAAATAAAAAGAAAGGAACAAAACCACAAAACCGTAACAGATGTATTAAAGCATGTGCCCAAAATTTTACCGGCTCTTATGAGAAGTTATAAGGTTCAGGAGAAAGCAGCCGGGGTTGGATTTGACTTCAATAATATGGAAGATGCGATAAAAAAGATAAATGAGGAATTAAATGAATTAATTGAGGTATACAAATCAGAAGAATATGGTAAAATAATAGAAGAACTTGGAGATCTTCTTTTTGCTGTGGTGAATGTATGTAGGTTTTTAAATGTCATGCCCGAGTTTGCACTGAATAGCACGACTGAGAAATTTATCAGGAGATTTGAATACATAGAAAAAAGTGCCGGTCAGTTAAATAAAAAATTGGAAGACATGACATTACCGGAGATGGATAAATTATGGAATGAGGCTAAAATGAATAATATTTAG
- a CDS encoding polysaccharide biosynthesis protein, which produces MKDKQSFVTGAIILGVSGIVAKFLGLFFRWPVTMLIGDEGIGIYQLSYPIYMFILGILSGFPVAISKMVSERIATGKDYQAYRVFKVSLRILSIIGAAASILLYIFAPLILKLLKWRSDAYYSLIAISFAPFFVSVMNGFRGYFQGMQMMSMPAASQIIEQLGRVIVGVGLTYIFMPYGVSISAAGASFGACAGAILGCILLFAGYMVQKKRFLKAAVLDKSQDENIVKELLKIALPISIGMTVGSIMSLIDSAVVPARLLAAGFSQKTATELYGQLTGKAHVLINVPLTFSVALGTSLVPAMSEVKAIRNMDRIKNRAESAIKVSMIVAIPSAIGLFILSGPILHLIFPGRGEGGEILRLLSISVVFIVLAQTLVSILQGVGNVTSPVKNIAIGALFKLFFVFILTSMPMLNISGAAISTILGYAVTAVLNFKDASECAYISFDIDKMFLRPLLSGIAMGIIVNMSYNRMIILSGNNGITTILSIIAGIIVYMIMLIITGSVSARDINNYIKYRRKRKR; this is translated from the coding sequence ATGAAAGATAAACAAAGCTTTGTGACCGGTGCGATCATACTGGGCGTGTCGGGTATCGTCGCAAAGTTTTTAGGGCTGTTTTTCAGATGGCCTGTTACAATGCTTATAGGCGACGAGGGCATAGGCATATATCAATTGTCGTATCCTATATATATGTTCATACTGGGCATTTTATCGGGTTTCCCTGTTGCCATATCCAAGATGGTCTCCGAGAGAATAGCTACAGGGAAAGATTATCAGGCATACAGGGTTTTTAAGGTTTCTCTCAGGATACTTAGCATAATCGGCGCTGCCGCTTCAATCCTGCTGTATATTTTTGCCCCATTGATCCTTAAACTATTGAAATGGAGAAGCGATGCATATTATTCGCTGATTGCTATTTCTTTTGCTCCCTTTTTCGTATCCGTTATGAATGGTTTCAGAGGATATTTTCAGGGCATGCAGATGATGTCCATGCCAGCGGCGTCTCAGATAATTGAACAGCTTGGAAGGGTTATAGTGGGGGTAGGTCTTACATATATATTTATGCCTTATGGCGTGAGCATAAGCGCAGCAGGTGCGTCATTCGGAGCATGCGCGGGCGCCATACTCGGGTGCATATTGCTTTTTGCGGGATACATGGTTCAAAAAAAAAGATTTTTAAAAGCTGCGGTTCTTGATAAAAGTCAGGATGAAAATATTGTAAAAGAACTTTTAAAAATCGCGCTTCCCATATCCATCGGAATGACGGTAGGGTCGATAATGTCTTTGATAGATTCAGCGGTTGTACCTGCCAGGCTTCTTGCAGCAGGCTTTAGTCAGAAAACGGCAACCGAGCTGTATGGTCAGCTTACGGGGAAAGCCCACGTCCTTATCAATGTGCCTCTGACTTTTTCTGTTGCACTTGGAACTTCTCTTGTTCCTGCAATGTCGGAAGTAAAAGCCATAAGAAATATGGATAGGATCAAAAACCGGGCCGAAAGTGCCATAAAAGTATCTATGATCGTAGCCATCCCGTCCGCAATAGGCCTTTTTATACTGTCCGGTCCAATACTGCATCTGATTTTCCCGGGCAGGGGAGAAGGCGGGGAAATACTGAGACTGCTTTCGATAAGCGTGGTTTTCATAGTTTTGGCACAAACCCTTGTGAGCATACTTCAGGGAGTGGGAAACGTCACGTCGCCTGTAAAAAATATAGCCATCGGAGCATTGTTCAAGCTTTTTTTTGTCTTTATATTGACCTCGATGCCCATGCTTAATATTAGCGGTGCTGCGATATCGACCATCTTGGGTTATGCTGTAACTGCGGTGCTCAATTTTAAAGACGCCTCGGAATGTGCTTACATATCCTTTGATATTGACAAGATGTTTTTAAGGCCCCTTTTATCCGGAATCGCAATGGGCATCATAGTTAATATGTCATATAACAGGATGATAATATTATCCGGAAATAACGGCATAACTACCATTTTATCTATAATAGCTGGTATAATAGTTTATATGATCATGCTAATAATAACAGGAAGCGTATCCGCCAGGGATATCAATAATTATATTAAATACAGAAGGAAAAGAAAAAGGTGA
- the spoVT gene encoding stage V sporulation protein T, with product MKATGIVRRIDDLGRVVIPKEIRRTLRIREGDPLEIFTDREGGVILKKYSPIGELSDFAKEYAESLQQSLGHTVLISDKDTIVAVAGATKKEYMDKRISEDIETIMNERKTVIRTDKNNGNGFAISADEEDGTKYTSQVIAPIIAEGDPIGSVIILSKEADTIMGDTERKLAETAAGFLGKQMEQ from the coding sequence ATGAAAGCAACCGGTATTGTAAGGCGTATAGACGACCTCGGAAGGGTGGTTATCCCCAAAGAGATAAGAAGGACATTAAGGATAAGGGAAGGAGACCCTCTCGAAATCTTTACTGATCGCGAAGGTGGAGTCATATTAAAAAAGTATTCACCTATCGGAGAATTGAGCGATTTTGCAAAAGAATATGCAGAATCACTCCAACAGTCATTAGGACATACGGTTTTGATATCAGATAAAGATACTATTGTTGCTGTGGCAGGGGCGACAAAGAAAGAATACATGGATAAAAGGATCAGCGAAGATATTGAGACGATTATGAATGAAAGAAAAACCGTTATCCGGACCGATAAAAATAACGGTAACGGTTTTGCCATATCAGCTGACGAGGAAGACGGCACAAAGTATACTTCACAGGTAATAGCTCCGATAATCGCAGAAGGCGATCCTATAGGCTCGGTGATAATCTTATCCAAAGAGGCTGATACTATTATGGGTGATACTGAAAGAAAACTTGCAGAAACAGCCGCAGGTTTCTTGGGCAAACAGATGGAACAATAA
- a CDS encoding peptidylprolyl isomerase → MGKYKKKAMLFLALAMAAVVSLSGCAFIEKSKGAIAKEKVAKVGNQYITRGELDQIYNYAEQDIKEQLKASDSTKYTDQYFSTQEGKDLLNGYKKEVLNDMIQDKVIEEKATELKIFKDENEIKTETKKIIDKIKEGKTDDEFKKWMSDNKLSDDLLNKLARTQVIRQKVAEYATKDVTVSDDEIKKYYNDNPYSFTEKPDTMAVSHILVGENDLNLAKTIKQKLDKGEDFAALAKQYSTDSGTNKQGGSLGEVQYNDPNYDSDFMKAAMALKEGQVSEPVKSQYGYHIIKVTKKTEYPVKPLDKVKDDIKTTVLNQKKQQKYEADFNDWYSKAKIQTYDKNISNSK, encoded by the coding sequence TTGGGAAAATATAAGAAAAAAGCAATGCTCTTTTTAGCGTTGGCCATGGCAGCCGTCGTATCTTTATCCGGCTGTGCGTTTATAGAAAAGAGCAAGGGTGCGATCGCAAAGGAAAAGGTCGCAAAGGTGGGAAATCAGTATATAACCCGCGGTGAATTGGATCAAATATATAATTATGCGGAACAGGACATAAAAGAACAGCTTAAGGCGAGCGATTCGACGAAGTATACCGACCAGTATTTTTCAACTCAGGAAGGCAAGGATCTATTGAACGGATATAAGAAAGAAGTTCTGAATGATATGATTCAGGATAAAGTGATTGAGGAAAAAGCGACCGAACTGAAGATTTTTAAAGATGAGAATGAAATTAAAACCGAAACTAAAAAAATTATAGATAAAATAAAAGAAGGCAAGACCGACGATGAGTTTAAAAAATGGATGTCCGATAATAAGTTAAGTGATGATCTGTTGAATAAACTTGCCAGAACCCAGGTTATACGCCAGAAAGTTGCGGAATACGCAACCAAGGATGTTACCGTATCCGATGATGAAATCAAAAAGTATTATAATGATAATCCATACAGTTTTACGGAAAAACCGGATACCATGGCTGTTTCCCATATACTGGTAGGCGAGAATGATCTCAATCTTGCAAAGACCATAAAGCAGAAACTCGATAAGGGTGAAGATTTTGCTGCTCTTGCAAAGCAGTATTCGACGGATTCCGGGACGAATAAGCAGGGTGGGAGCCTCGGAGAGGTTCAGTATAATGACCCTAATTATGATTCGGATTTTATGAAAGCGGCTATGGCTCTAAAAGAAGGGCAGGTCAGCGAACCTGTTAAGTCACAGTATGGATACCATATTATAAAAGTTACAAAGAAGACCGAATATCCTGTAAAACCTTTGGATAAGGTTAAAGATGACATTAAAACTACCGTTTTAAACCAGAAAAAGCAGCAGAAATATGAGGCTGACTTTAACGATTGGTACTCGAAGGCTAAAATACAGACATATGATAAGAATATAAGCAATTCAAAATAA